The region CACCGGCCCGGCGGTGGTGAAGAAGGGCAACTACCGGGTGCCGATCGGCACGCCGCTGCGCTTCCTGCTCGAGACGGTCGGCGTCGACGAGAGCCGATTGAATCGAGTCTTTCTGGGCGGCCCGATGATGGGGCAGGCGGCCTCGCGGCTCGAGATCCCGATCACCAAGGGGACCTCGGGGGTCGTCGACTTCTCGGAAGAAGAGGCGCGGGCGACGCACGCGAAGGTCCATCCCTGCATCCGCTGCGGCTACTGCCTCGACGCCTGCCCGACGGATGCTTTCGTTGCGCCATATGTGCTGGATGCGAGCCGCTGCATTTCCTATTTGACCATCGAGCTGCGCGGCGTTATTCCGGATGAATTACGCGCCCCGCTGGGCAATCATCTTTTTGGTTGCGATATTTGCCAGGACGTGTGTCCGTGGAATCGCAAAGCAGCCGTGACGGAGACGCCGGAGTTTTTGCCCCGCCCGAATGCCGTGGC is a window of Cytophagia bacterium CHB2 DNA encoding:
- a CDS encoding 4Fe-4S dicluster domain-containing protein, whose product is TGPAVVKKGNYRVPIGTPLRFLLETVGVDESRLNRVFLGGPMMGQAASRLEIPITKGTSGVVDFSEEEARATHAKVHPCIRCGYCLDACPTDAFVAPYVLDASRCISYLTIELRGVIPDELRAPLGNHLFGCDICQDVCPWNRKAAVTETPEFLPRPNAVAPRLSELAELSEEDFRQRFKNSPVKRAKWRGFMRNVLVALGNSGERAFLEIVKRFMDHSDPMLAETARWAAQRLQTAEEEKREQENVAFPHEFV